In the Zingiber officinale cultivar Zhangliang chromosome 5A, Zo_v1.1, whole genome shotgun sequence genome, ATTATTCGACTGATCAAGAAATTGAATTTCAATGAAATAAGCAGCTTTATTAGGTCCTTCATTACTTGGATGGCCACTGCCCATCGGAGGGCTTGGCACATTCGAGAGAGACTTAACTTCCCCACCCATTTGAACCAAGTTAACATAATCATTCATCTTTGGAAGCAATTCCTTGGGGAAATATCCAAGAGGTAACTCATCATTATATGTAATCCACCAATTCCCTGTTATAGAATCCTATAAATGAAAATACACAAAATTTATCAATAAGGATTAAActtcaataaaaatttaaaaacacatTTAGGGGAAAAAAAGAAATTACCCTAGCGATTAATATCGATAGATATTTTTGTTCGCCTCCATAAATGGAAAATTGAGGAATAAAACTTCCAGGTCCATAAATATTAGTGGTGCTAACAAAACCAGGACATTCTAAATTCAGACATGCTGATGCTGTTTCAATATATCCATCATTCTGAAAACATGTAAGCAAATATTTTatttgagtatatatatatatatatatatatatgaagctaaaagataaaaaaaatatacttacAGTCCAGTAAATATAAAATCGAGGATAACTGGTTTCATAAATGACGGGTGAAGCCTGTGAAATTGGATATTAGTAatgatataaaataatattattagtaAATAATTTATATTAACTTACTTGCCAACCAGCTATGATCATATTGGTTGGAGATTTTGCATCGTCATAAAGAAATATACTACTGGATGATGTTTGACTAGCTTGTAGATCTGGAAGTTTATAAGTCGCAATTTTTGCATATACTCCATAAAATTGAGCAGGTGGAGTTTCAATTATTGCAAACTACGTACAATGTAAATATTATTTAtctttgaactctataaataatgaattaaaattgcaataataataataactcacATGACTTCGTTCCACAATTTGGTCGTCATCTACAACGTGTTCTCTAAATTGGGTTCTCAAGAGTTTAGACTCAATTAAATGTTGTTTCTGAGTACGATGGATGAGAACGGTGCCAGAAGGACAAGTATCATTGAATCCATAAAAAGACGCTGGTTTAGATTTTGCAAGCTTCATTCCTTTTGGAAGACTACTTGGTTTTAACTACAAAGATTATTAGATCAGTTAAAGGGCTAAATGAACTATACCATGCAATAAAAAGCATCATATCAATTAACTTATGTTTTTAATGCTAAATACCTGAAGAGTGTGATTTTTCAACAAAGGATGGTCAAATGCCGGTTGCTTATACATATCAACACAGTCAAATAGATCTCCAGTTATCGTCtgacaaaaaataaataatttcaaaaaattataaatattatttataatttctcaaaaaatattaatgatGACCTGAATGGTTTTAAACGAATGCTTAGCCTTCATATTCCATGATCTTGTCTGTGCTCCACCAATTGAAATAAATACTAGAAATAAAATACTAAGTAACATGATGTAAAATGATACCAAAGTTTAGTACtgtaatatatattaaattttggcTCATTCTCACTGATaaatacacaaaaaaaaaaaagtctataGCTGTTAACATAACATTAAATAAAAAATGAATGAAAGGAAAGTTATTTGCAtactttaaatttgtaatttattattaatgtaatcttaaaatttataattaaaagatATAATAATTGTTAATAAAAGGGAAATCAATTGCCTTcttttaaatgtttaatttatcattaatgtaatcatataatttatataaaattaatgttaaaattaatttaaggttatctatattaatattaaaataagaaatttcaaattttatacCAAAGATAAGCCTCTATTAAGgttaaaataataaatctaaatttttacaaAATGTAAGCAATTATCTCTCGATTAATATATTCATAAAATTTAATAGTAAAAATAGTGTTGATAAAACAATAAATGcccatccatttatttttatttaaaagtaaaaaattaaaaatataaattgcacacttaaaatatacaaataatttcctttttatttattattttatttaattattcttATATCTTACTAACTATAAACTTTTCTTTGTATCTTTATAAACTAGAGAAAGAGCCTAGATTtacaacattttaaaaattaaactttcatATCACATCGTATTACTTAATATTTTATTCGTTATGTTTATTTCGATTATTAGAACCAGTCAAACATATTCACATAAAACCATTAAAGttcttattaatatttttaaaaaattgttattaatttttattttttaaaatcattattaatatttttaaattgtaaattatactttaattaaaattatttgtttttatttctgCCACTTAATAGTTGGAGCCCTGTGTTGGAAAATCACACTATTCATGTCTTGATAGCTTCATTCCTTTTGGAAAGGCTACTAAGGAACTATACCATGCAACAAAAAGCATCATATCCTTGGGCAATAAGAAGCGGCTGTGCATTGACTATGGAGATATAGATACGGTGGAAGAGTCATTGGGCTTCTATCTTATTGGATGTTTCATGGGGCGGAATCCTGGGAGAGACTGAATCAAGGCTGTGACAAGGCGGTGAAAGACCAATGCCAGATCTATATACATGGAAGTGGCACTATAACAAAACTACTAAAAGACAATaccataaaataataattttagaaaaaactcGTGTAA is a window encoding:
- the LOC121979997 gene encoding uncharacterized protein LOC121979997, translated to MRLLWSVDDGSAAVNDNGAGDNGDNNTITGDLFDCVDMYKQPAFDHPLLKNHTLQLKPSSLPKGMKLAKSKPASFYGFNDTCPSGTVLIHRTQKQHLIESKLLRTQFREHVVDDDQIVERSHFAIIETPPAQFYGVYAKIATYKLPDLQASQTSSSSIFLYDDAKSPTNMIIAGWQASPVIYETSYPRFYIYWTDSITGNWWITYNDELPLGYFPKELLPKMNDYVNLVQMGGEVKSLSNVPSPPMGSGHPSNEGPNKAAYFIEIQFLDQSNNWFVLNPESILTSVDIGDYYDISDNQYVDDKYVFAYGGVGGFK